GCATTTGGAAATGTACCCTTAAGGATTTTATCCCTAATACTAAATATTATCAATAATAAGTTCATTAatcattgtgtgtttttggtaTGGAACCTGCAGTTAGCCTTTTATTACAGTGTGAACCTTATCTGACAAACTGTAATGGATACTAGTACCAATTGTTGTGGTGATTCTTGATGCAAGCTTTGGTCTTTCCTGTAGGAATGTGACCAATGACCGGGCCACTCCAGACGAGCTCTCCTCCTACTATAAGAATTATGTAAAGATCATGGGCCTCCAGAAGAACTTTGTAGACAACGCCTATGTCACCTCGATTCAAAAACTCCACCGTGGTCATGACGTTAGCTTTGAAAAAGAAGATAGGATTGAAAATGACACCAAAAACGGTCAGAGGAACAGAATAGAAAATCGGTTTGACCCCTGTAgtcaaaacagaacagaaaacagtAACAGTGGAAGGGACAAGGAATTGAAGggttttaaaaatgcaacagagAATGAAAGAGGTAAAACAGGAGAGGAGGATAGCAGGAAAAAGAAGGACATGGAGGACATTAGAGACAGCAGGATTCCTCAGGGGTTTTCACAGGGACTATGGGAGGTCAGGGGTTACCAGCAGCTTCAGGGTGACACCCATATTCCTTTTAGCCTTTTTGCTGAGAATGTTGTCTTAGCAACTGGGGCATCTGACTTGCCAGCTCGCTTAGGTGTGGAAGGGGAAGATTTTCCTTACGtgttccacagtgtgtgtgatctTGGCATAGCTATCAACCACCATGAGAACCTGGGCCCTGCTTCTGACCCAGTCCTGGTGGTTGGAGCAGGCCTTACTGCAGCTGATGCTGTGCTGTGTGCCTACAACAACAGCATTCCTGTGCTGCATACATTCCGTAAGCAAACCGATGATCCCAGTCTAATCTTCAAACAACTACCGAAAACGATATACCCTGAGTATCACAAGGTCTATCACATGATGTGTTCTCAGACCTACCTGGCAAGCCCCACTGTCAACCCTGGTGCCAACCCTGCAGTTCATAATGCTTCCACAAAACTGCACCAAGACTACACCAGCTTCCCTGAGCACTGCGTGCATTCTTTTCAGCCTGACATGCACTGCATATTAAGGGGATCGAATGGCATTCTGAGAGCCTTCAAAGTGTCAATGGTGCTGGTTCTTATTGGAACCTATCCTAGTCTGTCCTTTTTGAAGGAGCATGGTCGGTACCTGGGTTTGGACCCCAGCAAGCCCATCTCCTGTAGGCACAACCCAGTGGATATAAACCCATACACATTTGAATGCAGTGCTGAGCCAGGCCTTTTTGCCATGGGTCCCCTGGTTGGGGACAATTTTGTGCGTTTCCTCAAGGGAGGTGCTCTGGGCATTGCAAGCTGCCTGGCCAAGAGACTGAAACAGATGAAGAAGAAAGGGAAACTGATTGCTGATGAGGATGATAGTAGAGGAGGAGGGGGATTTGTCTGAAGTCTATGGAATAATTTGTATAAAGGAAGTgccaaattatttttaatagttaATGGAGTGAGtacatatattttaattatacagctttcttaacatttttaaagtaagtaAATTATGCATATGACTGTAAGCTATAggagaatattaaaaaaaaaaaaaggacccaTGACAGCTGTCTAACAAAAAGGGTAACACAGgtatttggaataatgtgccAAATTTTTAAGTTACTCAGGCTAATGTTACAGGTTGTCATGATGTTGCACATACTataaattatgttttgtttacttgttATTACATGCTTTAAGACACCCTTCACAGTTAAAGATCCCCTAActgcaacaaaacacaaatggtTTTTAGTCTCATGCAAGCATGAGCaggcagtcagatatgaagctcatggGACAAAGAAAGGCCATTAACAAGCTGCACTACATgtttacagcattcattcactcatcatttttaactgctttatcctggttagcgTTGCTGTGTTTTAAATGACTCATTTGTTTACACAGTGTTTTGAGAAACAGAACCAATTAAGTCCATTCGAAAATATCACAAGCAGgtgcacaaacaaaaacaatgatcaGAATTGTTCAAACTTTCTATGAGAGAGGGAATTTAGAATTTAACAAACCTGTGAATTATGGAATAatcagagttgggtataacgtGTTACAAAGTAACATattactgtattctaatgactttttctgataacgcagtaatgtaacgcattacattttaaatgtatgtaatttgattacagttactggtGTCAATAGAATTATGatacttgcgttacaaatttattgttaagaaaataatattaagtaaaatgcattttttaaataaaatcgctctcaattctgccaaacgctaacTCACAAAGTCAGTGTGAGGTAaaatggatatatatatttttttaaaccagtaaaggggtttaaactgaaacactaacatcctctgatgctgagcaggaaaacaaggtgtgtaaatgtctatatgaattCCTGTTtttgtgaacatgatatgagcagagcataaggaaagataatgtactctgcatgacactgtagcagctaaacccatacaatgatagcttacttgtgcctccccttggctagcgacaccacactagcctagttagaaaagttttatattttatcggtatggttgtcctacaaacagtgacaacacgaGGCAagtttttatgataaatcctACTTTTTCTGATCGTACATTGGCAgactaaaattactgaaagagtTTCAAtttttagtgtatttttgtaggtttgataggttttgattAACTTGAAAAATAATTAGTAatatgattactttttacatgcagtaatcagtaatgtaatcaaattacaattttaaagtagtaattagtaaactgttgtggattacttttttgagtaaggttattcacatgaaattttcaccagacatcagtattaagtcaagaaatctggaaatataaagaattcactgcattgaagtccataaataaagttatgtgtaataaagtggaatgacacaggaaaaaagtattgaacgcgctaagaaaaagcagttctccaaggcaagataaggcaaggaaccagctgaaatctgtaagtaattatacctcctatctgtgcaaattaatatcagctgggttagtaaactgatggtctataaaaaggcttttcattaccaaggtgtcacacaagaaacatctcaggatgggtaaaagcaaagcgcacttccaagaccttcacaaccttattgttgcaaagcatattgatggaatcggatacagacgtatttaaaaacttctgaatcctccagtaagcaccattggggacattatccgcaagtggaagcaacatcactccgtcatcaaccagccatacacaggagctcctcgcaagatttctgtccattaagtattaaataaatttcagttagcgtgttcaataccttttttctgtgtcattccacttcattacacataatattatttatggacttcaatgttgtgaattctttatatttccagatttcttgagttaatactgatgtctggtgaaaatttcatgtgaataacctcataggaaatatatttactgaaacaaatgttgacacgttcaatacttattttccccactgtatataataatatataattatatttgatCTTACAGATTTTTTAACCAACTTTTGTCCTATACTCTATGCCAGGTTGTGTGCCTATCACCAAAGGGCTGGTTCCAGCCAAGCAGGAACGTCATCTGATTCCAGCTATTTAATCATTTGATTTTGGTCTCTTGATGACTCATATTTGATAGCACACCTGTCCTTTTAGATAAGACTGAAGAGCCCTGCTGACTACATTAATCTTCCCATGCCTTACAACAAGTAAGGTATGTAGCATAGTCGCCTGAAGAATATGTAAATACAGTCAAGTTGCCAAAATCAAAATAAGGAAATCAAATGTGTTCCAAACTTGAACGAATTCTGAATTAAATTTGTGTGACTGCTCAAActtgtacaataaaaaaaaagttttgatacATGTTTTGTAAACATTACTTTATTAGTAACAAATAAAGCTTTTCAAATACTTTGTTGTTTGTTACATTTAAATTCAGggaattattaattataagcGTCAACTTAATCATTTGACAACATGGATAGCTGGTGGCTTGGCAATATGTTAAGGTGTTGTTTAGTTACTGCATTTCACGAAGCCTTCATGTTAGTTTTTCTTAATGGACATATTTcacaaaaatgcaaatataatcCACAATACAAATGCAAAACATTCATTTAGTTGGGCAGGTATTCGACAGCATGGATTCCACATGCTGTATTTGTAGTGTTCAAGGAAGTATCTGCAAAAACTGGCCATTTCTCATATTACAATTTTTGGACTTGGGCCATACCTGATTTTTAATAGGTGCTATTTATTATGGATAATGGTGAGCGCTGAGGAAAAAGCTGGTTGTAAGTGAAACATGAAGGCTTATGAAAAATAACCAAATGCGAGTTGTGTAGAAAcatcacacaccatgtctttcATGATGGTTTAAATGTACGTGCAAAATGGTAGTTTGACAAATTGCTCaaaatattgtaattgtaaaCCACCAAAACACTTTAAAACTGTGGGATCTTCTTGTGGGAACATTCAAATCAGTAAAGCTGAAAATGAGCAATCTTCATCTTCTTTTAGTAGTCCTTGGATTGTACctataacaaaaagaaaagaaaagaaatccttTCAGCTAAAACCAAGCTCAGTGATTAATCTGTAAACATTTAAGCTTTACTGTGACATTAATTAACCAATTAAGCCTAGCtaccttttaattaaatacatctGGGACATCAAACTCCTTGCACAAGGTGGGatcagagagaaaaatgaagcaGCAGtacaagaggaagaagagacTGAACAGCCACGTTGACTGTACTTTTGTATCTCTCCTAATGTGATGTTCCCTCTCTATGCTCAATTGGCTAAGCATTATGATTCAGAGTTCAAACAGTTATAGGTGGCTGAAGGCaagcctggtgtgtgtgtgtgtgtgtgtgtgttcaggagaaATGGCACCACTTTAACAAGACTTACACTTCAGCTGCATTCTGTCTCTAGGCAACAACCATCAGCCTTTCCCTTCTCTTGGCTTGTttaactatctctctctctctctctctctctctctctctctctctctcatgagaccttatgtgtatattattttcatatcatAAACAGTATAATAATCTCTCCCTTAAAAAGTACAATTCACACAATTTATGAACACTATTCCTTAGTTAAATTAAccaacgtttttttgtttttgcaagaGATGCACATGTTATATAAGAATGAAAGTAAAGCAAACTTTTGTTTATGCCTAAAAGATCTTAAACAATGTCAGGTCGTGTCTATTaccagtattaaaaaaaaaaaaaatctcaaaaatcCTATCCCACTGTTTAGTGTAGGCTACACATATTAACCATACTGCTGTTTACGCAAAGCACTGACTTTGATTTTATGAAATGTGCTTCATACAGTCTTTCATTCATGTTACATCTATTCACACTTTCTTTCCTCATTTTAATCGTGCTTcctttgagctttttttttttaaacatatactTTACACCACAGTAAAGTAGGGTATATGttgattatttacctataacagcagctccgacagtAGTACTGtctgtactggaaatcacaggtttatgtgaTGTCTCGTATTTTATCGACGTGTAGGACAACGACGTGTACGACGTGTACGACACTCAACATATattaagcctaataataaatgggctaaaaacattttgtaatggTCTTCAGGATGAGTACTTTGCACTTTCTAGTTTCTCCAGCAACAGGACAAGTTGTGTTTATCTTATTAATCTtaagagagcgcgagagagaaaaaacgagagatgtgctgctctggctctcAGCCTCttactgaacagagcagatgcagtgggaggtgtgagtgcagcgggaaagcaagacctcacgcttcttttgcaaaaaaaaaaagttgctaaaggggtctgaaaagtcgctaagttggagttggcaacactggtctgcactaaCGGCTaaataaaaggcaggctaagctccgcctctccccagcaaaaagaaaatacagagggagagggaatgcggggtttttcattcatgtacattctatttgaaaagcaataaaatacttttttttgatACAATTGATGTCCCgtctgagttttttttcttgaaaacaatttgcaccccTCTTCTGACCTCTCCGCGTCCAccgggttgagaaccactgtatttttttttttaaagtctaatATTAAGACAATTATAGCctataaaaatctattttaaaatgggtttttaaaaattttttcgGTTTTGGCATTCAGCCAAGCGTGTCCTGAATTTTCCTTTCGGTGCATCACtaattactttcctataacagtatttTAGTCCTTACATAAAAGCActcaaatgcatttaaaatgaataagaaatgtATAAGAATGTATTAGAAAACGTGTTATATAAAGTTACTATTGACAaagctggtgtgtgtgagtgttgacCATAACAGACAAGCACTAAATAGACAGATGAACTTTTGCTTTTCACTGTCTCGTTGTTTCAGAGCACTATAGCAACTTACTGTCTGAGCCTGGCTTTACTGTCACAAAAGCAGGCTTTGGACCTCGGCATGCTATGACAGCTTAGTGCCACTGGGCAAATCCACCTTGATTTGGCAGGGTCAAAGGGCAGTGAGTGAATTAAGTGTGTTATGTAAGTATGCTCAGGCTGGTATGCATGcctatctgtgtatgtgtgttgcatAATGCTTGCTTCCAAAACAAGATAATCCTGTATGCCACTGTGGCAGTGAGGGCATGGCAAAAGCACTGCTTGTGAATGGAGAGAAGCCTTCGGTAAGCAATGGGTAATTTAACGAATCAGTGTATGCCTGTGGGTGTTTACCAATACTTTACAGTGGtgcctgaaagtttgtgaaccctgtagaattttctatatatccaagaacaagatgtgtaatagtccatgaggtcacaaaggaacccagggtaaacttctaagcaactaaaggcctctctcacattggctaatgttcatgatgttcatgagtccaccatcaggagaacaatgaacaacaatggtgtgcatggcagggttgcaaggaacAGTTGCAAGGAAGGGTTGCAAGCCACTcatctccaaaaagaacattgctgcacttctgcagtttgctaacaatcacatggacaagccagaaggctactggaaaaatgttttgtggatgaatgagaccaaaatagaatttttggatTAAaagagaagcgttatgtttggagaaaggaaaaactgcattccagcataagaaccttatcccatctgtgaaacatgctggtggtagtgtcatggtttgggcctgttttgctgcatctgggccaggataaCTGCCATCAATGATAGAACAattaattctgaattattctagcgaattctaaaggaaaatgtcaggacatctgtctgtgaactgaatcccaagagaaagtgtgtatatatatatatatatatatatatatatatatatatatatatatatacacacacacacatgtgcagatgtatagaaaattctaaggttcacaaactttcaagcagcactaTTTATGTGCTGTGTGTCTTT
This Ictalurus furcatus strain D&B chromosome 1, Billie_1.0, whole genome shotgun sequence DNA region includes the following protein-coding sequences:
- the osgin2 gene encoding oxidative stress-induced growth inhibitor 2 isoform X1 — its product is MKSHQFGVKLVSHKKCDYSGPVPAQAVAMPLLDESPLLRDCPPTVPVIIIGNGPSGICLSYLLSGYAPYLDPAAEHPNPILYQKLQKAKHLPIIEQDLEYLCEGLEGRSGNPVAVLFDTLLHPNADLGFEIPSVLQWKLEKQHHIPHVVLGKGKPGGAWHAMEGSILTISLGIWMELPGVNYRDITPEKRRNVTNDRATPDELSSYYKNYVKIMGLQKNFVDNAYVTSIQKLHRGHDVSFEKEDRIENDTKNGQRNRIENRFDPCSQNRTENSNSGRDKELKGFKNATENERGKTGEEDSRKKKDMEDIRDSRIPQGFSQGLWEVRGYQQLQGDTHIPFSLFAENVVLATGASDLPARLGVEGEDFPYVFHSVCDLGIAINHHENLGPASDPVLVVGAGLTAADAVLCAYNNSIPVLHTFRKQTDDPSLIFKQLPKTIYPEYHKVYHMMCSQTYLASPTVNPGANPAVHNASTKLHQDYTSFPEHCVHSFQPDMHCILRGSNGILRAFKVSMVLVLIGTYPSLSFLKEHGRYLGLDPSKPISCRHNPVDINPYTFECSAEPGLFAMGPLVGDNFVRFLKGGALGIASCLAKRLKQMKKKGKLIADEDDSRGGGGFV
- the osgin2 gene encoding oxidative stress-induced growth inhibitor 2 isoform X2, with product MLQHTVRRNIAVVPAQAVAMPLLDESPLLRDCPPTVPVIIIGNGPSGICLSYLLSGYAPYLDPAAEHPNPILYQKLQKAKHLPIIEQDLEYLCEGLEGRSGNPVAVLFDTLLHPNADLGFEIPSVLQWKLEKQHHIPHVVLGKGKPGGAWHAMEGSILTISLGIWMELPGVNYRDITPEKRRNVTNDRATPDELSSYYKNYVKIMGLQKNFVDNAYVTSIQKLHRGHDVSFEKEDRIENDTKNGQRNRIENRFDPCSQNRTENSNSGRDKELKGFKNATENERGKTGEEDSRKKKDMEDIRDSRIPQGFSQGLWEVRGYQQLQGDTHIPFSLFAENVVLATGASDLPARLGVEGEDFPYVFHSVCDLGIAINHHENLGPASDPVLVVGAGLTAADAVLCAYNNSIPVLHTFRKQTDDPSLIFKQLPKTIYPEYHKVYHMMCSQTYLASPTVNPGANPAVHNASTKLHQDYTSFPEHCVHSFQPDMHCILRGSNGILRAFKVSMVLVLIGTYPSLSFLKEHGRYLGLDPSKPISCRHNPVDINPYTFECSAEPGLFAMGPLVGDNFVRFLKGGALGIASCLAKRLKQMKKKGKLIADEDDSRGGGGFV